The following coding sequences lie in one Nitrososphaerota archaeon genomic window:
- a CDS encoding DUF354 domain-containing protein produces the protein MKIWLDALTPKQLLFFNSFKNRIKNRKKVKIWFTSRNYEQVTPLIKILGLEKEIEIIGSFGGETLEGKLSASIERMNKLKNRVFEEKPDIVISSGSIEASRIAYGLSIPHVCISDSPHSPIYPLSLPISKILFTPWIIPKKEWIIHGIRKEKIYYYKALDPVAWLIDFSPNKSVLENIGIDYDESYIVVRPPEVYASYLLNINNPYSLLLHLLKKLPKIFPDFKIVIMNRYLNQARFFKNLGKKFILLNKVIEGTSLIFYSSLVISGGGTITQEAALLGIPTFSIYPGKLPIVIDFLKKKKLIYHIYSQKDIKYIYEFSNNFDIIKEKQKILSKYLWKKMEDPIPKIFNEINKLF, from the coding sequence ATGAAAATTTGGCTGGATGCTCTTACTCCAAAACAATTGCTTTTTTTCAATAGTTTTAAAAATAGAATTAAAAATAGAAAAAAAGTAAAAATATGGTTTACTTCAAGAAATTATGAACAAGTAACACCTTTAATAAAAATACTTGGATTAGAAAAAGAAATTGAAATTATAGGTTCTTTTGGAGGGGAAACTTTAGAAGGGAAACTTTCTGCAAGTATAGAAAGAATGAATAAATTAAAAAATAGAGTATTTGAAGAAAAACCTGATATAGTTATTTCGAGTGGGTCTATTGAAGCTTCTAGAATAGCATACGGGCTTTCTATTCCTCATGTATGTATTTCTGACTCTCCTCATTCTCCTATTTATCCTTTATCCCTTCCTATTTCAAAAATTCTATTTACTCCTTGGATAATACCTAAAAAAGAATGGATTATTCATGGAATAAGAAAAGAGAAAATTTATTATTATAAAGCTCTTGATCCTGTTGCTTGGTTAATAGATTTTTCACCAAATAAATCTGTATTAGAAAATATTGGAATTGATTATGATGAGTCATACATTGTAGTACGCCCACCTGAGGTGTATGCATCATACTTACTTAATATTAATAATCCATATTCCTTATTACTTCATTTATTAAAAAAACTTCCTAAAATCTTTCCTGATTTTAAAATTGTTATTATGAATAGATATTTGAATCAAGCAAGATTTTTTAAAAATCTTGGAAAAAAATTTATTTTATTAAATAAAGTTATTGAAGGGACATCTTTAATATTTTATTCTTCTTTGGTTATTTCAGGAGGAGGAACAATTACTCAGGAAGCTGCATTACTTGGAATACCTACATTTTCTATTTATCCAGGGAAATTACCAATTGTTATAGATTTTCTTAAAAAGAAAAAATTAATTTATCATATTTATTCTCAAAAAGATATTAAATATATTTATGAATTTTCTAATAACTTTGATATAATAAAAGAGAAACAAAAAATATTATCAAAATATCTTTGGAAAAAAATGGAAGATCCAATACCAAAAATATTTAATGAAATTAATAAATTATTTTAA
- a CDS encoding Gfo/Idh/MocA family oxidoreductase, with the protein MDKIKIGIIGAGFWGRNHARVFNELKNVEIIAICDIIKEKAIEIAKNYNIQYVFTNYKELLNNKEVDAVSICTPSITHGEIALESIKKRKDLFIEKPMTTKIEEAINLKNELHKNKNEIILMVGFIERFNPVVQKAKELIDKGEIGNIILSYSRRIGAWPERIGDVGVIKDTAIHDIDLARFLFQEEPIAVFARGGSIKHQYYEDYVQATLLYKDRKSALIEANWLTPRKKREMHITGEEGVIRIGFLSQEIAIEKNEYELIPTIKWLEPLKLELAHFIECIKNRKEPLVNIEDGYKATLIAEALIKSIKENNIIKLSQ; encoded by the coding sequence ATGGATAAAATAAAAATTGGAATTATTGGAGCTGGTTTTTGGGGAAGAAACCATGCAAGAGTTTTTAACGAATTGAAAAATGTTGAAATAATAGCGATATGTGATATTATAAAAGAAAAAGCTATAGAAATCGCAAAAAATTATAATATCCAATATGTTTTTACAAATTATAAAGAATTATTAAATAATAAAGAAGTAGATGCTGTTTCAATATGTACTCCTTCTATAACTCATGGAGAAATAGCATTAGAATCTATTAAAAAACGAAAAGATTTATTTATTGAAAAACCAATGACAACAAAAATTGAAGAAGCTATTAATTTAAAAAATGAGTTGCACAAAAATAAAAATGAAATAATTTTAATGGTTGGGTTTATAGAACGTTTTAATCCGGTAGTACAAAAAGCAAAAGAATTAATAGATAAAGGAGAAATTGGAAATATAATTTTATCATATTCAAGAAGAATAGGTGCATGGCCTGAGAGAATAGGAGATGTAGGAGTTATAAAAGATACAGCTATTCATGACATAGACCTTGCTAGATTTTTATTTCAAGAAGAACCTATTGCTGTTTTTGCAAGAGGCGGATCTATAAAACATCAATATTATGAAGATTATGTTCAAGCAACTCTCCTTTATAAAGATAGGAAAAGTGCTTTAATAGAGGCAAATTGGCTTACTCCAAGAAAAAAAAGAGAAATGCATATAACAGGTGAAGAGGGGGTAATAAGAATAGGTTTTTTATCACAAGAAATAGCAATTGAAAAAAATGAATATGAACTTATTCCTACAATAAAATGGTTAGAACCTTTGAAATTAGAATTAGCACATTTTATTGAATGTATTAAAAATAGAAAAGAGCCACTTGTAAATATTGAAGATGGTTATAAAGCTACTTTAATAGCAGAAGCATTAATAAAATCTATTAAAGAAAACAATATTATTAAATTATCACAATAA
- a CDS encoding UbiD family decarboxylase, giving the protein MFDFRSFLDYLKKINEVETIEEKVSLEYDIASISLNSDKTLIFKNVDNKNFQVVTNILNTRKKICLALGCSSTKELHKKIIEANKFEKHVKEIDGGTVHEGIKIDSLYKLPIIKYFKEDAAPYITSAVVSTYDRKTGIENVSIHRLMLLNERQLAIRVVPRHLYFLMKEIHKRGEAVDVAISIGVPPAVILSASCSPPLGKSEYDMAYFFDENISVTKCSMINARCVSNAEIVIEGKIYPEKEVDEGPFTDITGTLDRVRKQPVVDVLKIMVKENAYYHAIVPSGNEHQLLMGIPKEANILENVSKICPNVKDVRLTPGGYHWLHAIISMKELTKGDAKNVILAAFSAHPSLKHVIIVDEEIDIDNPIEIEKSIATKFQADKNMILISGIRGSTLDPSSSEDGLTTKVGIDAAGSFLKEKYIKASIIVSEEAKKIINRLKNI; this is encoded by the coding sequence ATGTTTGACTTTAGAAGTTTTTTAGATTATTTAAAAAAAATAAATGAAGTAGAAACAATTGAAGAAAAAGTTTCATTAGAATATGATATAGCTTCAATTTCATTAAATTCAGATAAAACACTCATATTTAAAAATGTAGATAATAAAAATTTTCAAGTTGTAACTAATATTCTTAATACTCGTAAAAAAATATGTTTAGCTTTAGGTTGTTCTTCTACAAAAGAACTCCATAAAAAAATTATTGAAGCCAATAAATTTGAAAAGCATGTTAAAGAAATTGATGGTGGAACTGTTCATGAAGGAATAAAAATAGATAGCTTATATAAATTGCCTATAATAAAATATTTTAAAGAAGATGCTGCACCTTATATAACAAGTGCTGTAGTATCAACTTATGATAGAAAGACTGGAATTGAAAATGTTTCAATCCATCGTTTAATGTTACTTAATGAAAGACAATTAGCTATTAGAGTTGTTCCTAGACATTTATATTTTTTAATGAAAGAAATTCATAAAAGAGGAGAGGCTGTAGATGTAGCTATTTCCATAGGTGTTCCTCCAGCAGTAATTTTATCCGCCTCTTGTTCTCCCCCTTTAGGAAAATCAGAATATGATATGGCATATTTCTTTGATGAAAATATATCGGTCACAAAATGCAGCATGATAAATGCACGATGTGTATCAAATGCAGAAATAGTTATAGAGGGTAAAATATATCCTGAAAAAGAAGTTGATGAGGGGCCTTTCACAGATATTACGGGAACATTGGATAGAGTTAGAAAACAACCAGTTGTAGATGTTTTAAAAATAATGGTTAAAGAAAATGCTTACTATCATGCGATAGTGCCATCTGGAAATGAGCACCAACTTTTAATGGGCATTCCAAAAGAAGCTAACATTCTAGAAAATGTTAGTAAAATATGTCCAAATGTTAAAGATGTAAGATTAACTCCTGGAGGATATCATTGGTTACACGCTATAATTTCAATGAAAGAATTAACTAAAGGAGATGCTAAAAACGTTATTTTAGCTGCTTTTTCAGCTCATCCAAGCTTAAAACATGTTATAATAGTAGATGAAGAAATTGATATAGATAATCCGATTGAAATTGAAAAATCTATAGCAACAAAATTCCAAGCAGATAAAAATATGATTTTAATAAGTGGAATAAGAGGTTCTACTTTAGATCCTTCAAGTAGTGAGGATGGATTAACTACAAAAGTAGGAATAGATGCTGCTGGAAGTTTCTTAAAAGAAAAATATATAAAAGCTAGTATAATAGTAAGTGAAGAAGCTAAAAAAATAATTAATAGATTAAAAAATATTTAA
- a CDS encoding aconitase X catalytic domain-containing protein: protein MLSKKEEDILKGEKGEVLQLAMKILVSVGKIFNATKLVPIKSAHISGISIQNIGEPGLRFLEKISKEKVSIQTTCNPGALDEKRWKKQNINEDFAIQQLKIYSFLRKMGVSPSFTCTPYLIGNKPIPNEFHSWGESSAVIVANSFFNAYTNREPGPLTIASALIGKTPYYGLLIKENRLETIHVKIILKKRKNIDLTNLSAIGYAIGEYVGEGIPLIDGIKFHSLEEYKSFGSALATSSNVSLFKKSKTNKKSKLEKIELDEKDIKNVFEKFYSSNEWDIGLIGCPHLSLKEIMEIYKLLKNKNDKIRRKVILYTSRKILEIANKLGYKEEIERKGIEFFTDTCMVVSPIEKMNFDVLAVDSCKAAHYLSSRGFKVILKNRKEILEG from the coding sequence ATGCTTTCTAAAAAAGAAGAAGATATTTTAAAAGGGGAGAAGGGAGAAGTTTTACAATTAGCTATGAAAATTTTAGTAAGTGTTGGAAAAATATTTAATGCAACAAAGCTTGTTCCAATAAAAAGTGCTCATATTTCAGGCATATCAATACAAAATATAGGAGAGCCAGGATTAAGATTTTTAGAAAAAATATCTAAGGAAAAAGTATCAATTCAAACTACTTGTAATCCAGGAGCTTTGGATGAGAAAAGATGGAAAAAGCAAAATATTAATGAAGATTTTGCTATTCAACAATTAAAAATATACTCATTTTTAAGAAAAATGGGTGTTTCTCCAAGTTTTACTTGTACACCATATCTTATAGGAAATAAGCCTATTCCAAATGAATTCCATAGTTGGGGAGAATCTTCAGCAGTTATTGTAGCAAATTCTTTTTTTAATGCATATACCAATCGTGAACCTGGACCATTAACTATTGCTTCTGCACTTATTGGTAAAACTCCATATTACGGATTATTAATTAAAGAAAATAGATTAGAAACTATTCATGTAAAAATAATTCTTAAAAAAAGGAAGAATATAGATTTAACAAATCTAAGTGCTATAGGTTATGCTATAGGTGAATATGTTGGAGAAGGTATTCCTTTAATAGATGGAATAAAATTTCATTCATTAGAAGAATATAAATCCTTTGGTTCAGCACTAGCTACTTCAAGCAATGTATCTTTATTTAAAAAATCAAAAACTAATAAGAAATCAAAATTAGAAAAAATCGAATTAGATGAGAAAGATATTAAAAATGTTTTTGAAAAATTTTATTCAAGTAATGAATGGGATATAGGATTAATTGGATGCCCACATCTCAGTCTTAAGGAAATAATGGAAATCTATAAATTGTTAAAAAATAAAAATGATAAAATAAGAAGAAAGGTTATTCTTTATACTTCTCGAAAAATTTTAGAAATTGCAAATAAACTTGGTTATAAAGAAGAAATTGAAAGAAAAGGCATAGAATTTTTTACAGATACATGCATGGTTGTTTCCCCTATAGAAAAAATGAATTTTGATGTATTAGCTGTAGATTCTTGCAAAGCAGCACATTACCTTTCTTCACGTGGATTTAAAGTTATTTTAAAAAATAGAAAGGAAATTTTAGAGGGATAA